A single genomic interval of Pangasianodon hypophthalmus isolate fPanHyp1 chromosome 8, fPanHyp1.pri, whole genome shotgun sequence harbors:
- the hpdb gene encoding 4-hydroxyphenylpyruvate dioxygenase: MTSYTDKGEKHEQGKFISFDHLTFWVGNAKQAASFYCNKMGFEPLAYRGLETGSRDIVSHVVKQGKIIYVFSSALNPGNKEMGEHLVKHGDGVKDIAFAVEDCESIVQKAREQGAIILKEPHVLEDEFGSVKLAVLQTYGDTTHTLVERNGYTGLFLPGFHTPLFRDPLLAQLPSGHLDFIDHVVGNQPDDEMVPVVEWYQRNLLFHRFWSVDDKQLQTDFSALRSIVVANYEETVKMPINEPAFGKRKSQIQEYVEYYGGPGVQHIAMNTSNIIKAIRNLKERGMEFMTVPNAYYQQLREKLKDSKVKINEDLSILEELQILVDYDDKGYLLQIFTKPVQDRPTVFLEVIQRNNHQGFGAGNFKSLFEAIEADQQARGNLTVLMPNGTSEKI; the protein is encoded by the exons ATG ACTTCCTACACAGATAAAGGTGAAAAG CACGAGCAGGGCAAGTTCATCAGCTTTGACCACCTCACTTTCTGGGTTGGCAATGCCAAGCAG GCCGCATCCTTTTACTGCAACAAGATGGGTTTTGAGCCTCTGGCATACCGCGGTCTGGAGACGGGCAGCCGTGATATCGTCTCTCATGTGGTTAAGCAGGGAAAG ATTATTTATGTCTTCTCCTCTGCACTGAATCCTGGTAACAAAG AGATGGGGGAGCACCTGGTGAAACACGGAGATGGAGTCAAAGACATCGCCTTTGCCGTAGAGGACTGTGAATCCATAGTGCAG aaagcCAGAGAGCAGGGTGCCATCATCCTCAAGGAACCTCATGTGCTGGAGGACGAGTTTGGCAGCGTGAAATTGGCTGTGCTGCAGACA tATGGAGACACGACTCATACACTagtggaaagaaatggataCACAGGACTTTTCCTCCCAGGATTCCACACTCCGCTCTTCCGTGATCCTCTCCTGGCTCAGCT GCCGAGTGGCCATCTAGATTTTATTGATCATGTGGTGGGAAATCAGCCAGATGATGAGATGGTGCCTGTGGTGGAATG gtaccAGAGGAACCTCCTGTTCCACCGTTTCTGGTCTGTAGATGATAAACAGCTGCAGACGGACTTCAGCGCTCTGCGCTCCATTGTGGTGGCTAACTACGAGGAGACAGTGAAGATGCCTATCAATGAACCTGCCTTTGGTAAACGCAAGTCCCAGATCCAG gagTATGTGGAGTATTACGGTGGCCCGGGAGTCCAGCACATTGCCATGAACACCTCGAACATTATCAAAGCT atccGTAATCTAAAGGAACGTGGCATGGAGTTCATGACTGTGCCAAATGCCTACTACCAGCAGCTCCGTGAGAAACTAAAAGACTCAAAGGTCAAAATCAATGAGGACTTGAGCATCCTAGAG GAGCTGCAAATTTTGGTGGACTACGATGATAAAGGTTACCTCCTCCAGATCTTCACCAAACCAGTCCAGGATCGACCCACTGTGTTCCTGGAGGTTATTCAGAGGAACAACCACCAG GGCTTCGGTGCAGGGAACTTCAAGTCTCTGTTTGAGGCTATCGAGGCAGACCAGCAAGCCAGGGGGAACCTCACTGTCCTCATGCCCAACGGGACATCAGAAAAAATCTGA